A genomic region of Rhodospirillales bacterium contains the following coding sequences:
- a CDS encoding DNA translocase FtsK 4TM domain-containing protein has product MPERWQAFMARRLIDVGGGIFGVSGLFILLAIASYHHADPSWNTAAVENAEIANWLGAAGAGVADLLVQTLGLGGLVFGAVLSVWGFRIVRRQPFFHFWARAAAMMAGALLASMAFARLSAGDWMLTPYLGGSGGTLLLDRAAAVASPFSAGFEHSAMAGLAAVLALATILYAMAVSRSEIKFFASRVWYGAGCVALGVFNAVNAFYGWVRHYGDPDYVAPAPRQPKIAKPVKEKKEKKMAPSISAEEAAFFDPPMAAPMAAAPQASIQIAAPKKAARAGSQTSFTLGDGGTWELPSTDLLQELPEEHLDDVPDEEALRRNAELLQSVLRDFNVEGEIVSIHPGPVVTLYELEPAPGVKTQRVISLADDIARSMAAISVRCAVIPGRNVIGIELPNKTRQTVFMRELLETREVQNAKAHLPIVLGKDIGGHPIIADLARMPHLLVAGTTGSGKSVAVNTMILSLLYRLPPEKCRFIMIDPKMLELSVYDDIPHLLAPVVTEPGKAIVSLKWTVQEMEERYRAMSKLGVRNIEGYNERLRQALKKGETLMRKVQTGFDPDTGKPVFEDQPFDMKELPYIVVVVDEFADLMLVAGKDVENAIQRLAQMARAAGIHLIMATQRPSVDVITGVIKANFPTRISFQVTSKIDSRTILGEGGAEQLLGMGDMLYMAAGGRIKRVHGPFTSDEDVENVVNYLKAQGEPQYLDDITEGGDFGDSEVMGALFGDGEGGDNSVDELYDQAVAIVARERKASTSFIQRHLQIGYNRAARIIEEMERQGVVTKASPTGKREVLVGDYSDA; this is encoded by the coding sequence ATTCCGGAGCGCTGGCAGGCCTTTATGGCGCGGCGTTTGATTGATGTCGGCGGCGGTATCTTCGGTGTGTCGGGGCTGTTTATTTTATTGGCGATTGCCAGCTACCATCATGCCGATCCTTCATGGAATACGGCTGCGGTGGAAAACGCGGAGATTGCTAACTGGCTGGGGGCCGCCGGTGCGGGCGTGGCGGATCTTCTGGTTCAGACTCTGGGGCTGGGCGGCCTTGTGTTTGGCGCGGTTTTGAGTGTCTGGGGATTCCGGATTGTCCGGCGTCAACCTTTCTTTCATTTCTGGGCGCGGGCGGCGGCAATGATGGCCGGGGCGTTACTGGCATCAATGGCGTTTGCCCGGCTTTCTGCTGGTGACTGGATGCTCACACCTTATCTGGGCGGCAGTGGCGGCACGCTTTTACTTGACCGGGCGGCGGCGGTAGCGAGTCCGTTTTCTGCCGGGTTCGAGCATAGTGCTATGGCAGGGCTGGCGGCGGTTTTAGCTTTGGCTACTATTCTGTATGCCATGGCGGTGAGCCGGTCTGAGATCAAGTTTTTTGCCAGCCGTGTCTGGTATGGCGCTGGGTGTGTGGCGCTGGGTGTGTTTAATGCTGTGAATGCGTTTTATGGCTGGGTCCGGCATTACGGCGATCCCGACTATGTGGCACCGGCGCCGCGGCAGCCTAAAATTGCCAAGCCGGTGAAAGAGAAAAAAGAAAAGAAAATGGCGCCGTCGATCAGTGCCGAGGAAGCGGCCTTCTTTGACCCGCCCATGGCAGCACCTATGGCCGCTGCGCCGCAGGCCAGTATCCAGATTGCCGCGCCGAAGAAAGCCGCCCGCGCCGGATCGCAGACCAGCTTTACGCTGGGTGATGGTGGAACATGGGAATTGCCTTCGACAGATTTGTTGCAGGAATTGCCTGAAGAGCATCTGGATGATGTGCCGGATGAGGAGGCACTGCGGAGAAATGCCGAGCTTTTGCAAAGTGTTTTGCGGGATTTCAATGTCGAGGGCGAAATTGTCAGTATTCACCCCGGCCCGGTTGTTACGCTGTATGAGCTGGAGCCTGCCCCCGGCGTCAAAACCCAGCGTGTGATTTCATTGGCGGATGATATTGCCCGGTCGATGGCGGCGATATCCGTGCGCTGTGCCGTTATACCGGGGCGTAATGTGATCGGGATCGAACTGCCGAACAAGACCCGCCAGACGGTCTTTATGCGCGAGCTTCTGGAGACGCGTGAAGTCCAGAATGCCAAGGCGCATTTGCCTATTGTTTTGGGGAAAGATATCGGTGGTCATCCGATTATTGCCGATCTGGCGCGGATGCCGCACTTGCTGGTGGCCGGGACGACAGGCTCGGGTAAATCGGTGGCAGTGAATACCATGATTTTATCGCTTCTCTATCGCCTGCCTCCTGAAAAATGCCGATTTATTATGATCGACCCGAAAATGCTGGAGCTATCGGTTTATGACGACATCCCGCATTTGCTGGCGCCTGTGGTGACAGAGCCGGGCAAGGCGATTGTGTCGCTGAAATGGACGGTGCAGGAAATGGAAGAGCGTTACCGCGCCATGTCCAAACTCGGTGTACGAAACATTGAGGGCTATAACGAACGGCTTCGGCAGGCTTTGAAAAAGGGCGAGACCTTGATGCGCAAGGTCCAAACCGGGTTTGACCCGGATACCGGCAAGCCTGTGTTCGAAGACCAGCCCTTCGATATGAAGGAACTACCCTATATCGTGGTGGTGGTTGACGAATTTGCCGATCTGATGCTGGTTGCGGGCAAGGATGTCGAAAATGCCATCCAGCGTTTGGCGCAGATGGCGCGGGCGGCGGGTATTCACCTTATTATGGCAACGCAGCGCCCGTCCGTTGACGTGATTACCGGTGTGATTAAAGCCAATTTCCCGACCCGGATTTCTTTTCAGGTGACCTCGAAGATCGACTCGCGGACTATTCTGGGTGAAGGCGGCGCCGAGCAGCTTCTGGGGATGGGGGATATGCTGTATATGGCGGCCGGCGGCCGGATCAAGCGGGTGCATGGCCCGTTTACCTCGGATGAGGATGTCGAAAATGTCGTCAATTACCTGAAGGCGCAAGGCGAGCCGCAATATCTGGATGATATTACGGAGGGTGGCGATTTTGGCGACAGTGAGGTTATGGGCGCGTTGTTTGGCGACGGCGAAGGCGGTGATAATTCTGTTGATGAGCTGTACGATCAGGCTGTGGCTATTGTGGCGCGGGAGCGCAAAGCGTCAACGAGTTTTATCCAGCGTCATTTGCAGATTGGCTATAACCGTGCCGCCCGGATTATCGAGGAAATGGAACGGCAAGGCGTTGTAACCAAGGCATCCCCGACTGGTAAACGTGAAGTTCTGGTTGGCGATTATAGCGACGCTTGA
- a CDS encoding cytochrome c family protein produces MNFVKMISALVVAVAVIYLSGFVANKAVHSEELATNAYPIDVPAATEEATIIVAEAEEAVEAVEAAVEEAAPAAEEAATEAAPEMSLTEMIAAADVERGKKLSKACAACHTFDKGGKNGVGPNQWGIIGRKKASVEGFKYSDAMASQEGTWTYEDLDTYLTKPKAMVPGTKMTYAGMKKAEDRAALIAWLREQADSPLPLE; encoded by the coding sequence ATGAACTTCGTAAAAATGATCTCCGCACTTGTCGTTGCCGTTGCCGTGATTTACCTGTCAGGCTTCGTTGCCAACAAAGCTGTTCACTCCGAGGAACTGGCCACCAACGCCTACCCGATTGATGTGCCGGCCGCTACGGAAGAAGCAACGATCATCGTTGCCGAAGCTGAAGAAGCTGTGGAAGCTGTGGAAGCTGCTGTCGAAGAAGCAGCGCCTGCTGCTGAAGAAGCCGCCACAGAAGCTGCTCCGGAAATGTCTCTGACAGAAATGATTGCCGCTGCCGACGTTGAACGCGGTAAAAAACTGTCCAAAGCCTGCGCCGCATGCCACACCTTTGACAAAGGCGGCAAAAACGGCGTCGGTCCGAACCAGTGGGGTATTATTGGCCGTAAAAAAGCATCCGTCGAAGGGTTTAAATACTCAGACGCAATGGCCAGCCAGGAAGGAACATGGACATATGAAGATCTGGATACCTACCTGACCAAGCCAAAGGCCATGGTTCCGGGCACCAAAATGACTTATGCCGGCATGAAAAAAGCCGAAGATCGTGCGGCTTTGATCGCTTGGTTGCGTGAGCAAGCCGACAGCCCGCTGCCGCTGGAATAA
- a CDS encoding DNA polymerase III subunit chi, translated as MTEIRFYHLTVKALDQVLPEILTKALSTGRRAVVKTVDERQAETLNAHLWTWRPDAFLPHGSAKDGFAADQPVWITTIDENPNKSDILILAGGVVSDQVGAFDLCCEMLDGNDAAAVKAARVRWKDYKEAGYGLTYWQQTDTGGWEKKA; from the coding sequence GTGACGGAAATCCGCTTTTATCATTTAACGGTTAAGGCGCTGGATCAGGTTTTGCCCGAGATCCTGACGAAGGCTCTGTCGACCGGGCGGCGGGCCGTTGTTAAAACCGTCGATGAACGGCAGGCGGAGACTCTTAATGCTCATCTATGGACGTGGCGTCCGGATGCGTTTTTGCCGCACGGCAGTGCGAAAGACGGATTTGCCGCCGACCAGCCTGTCTGGATTACGACGATTGATGAAAACCCGAACAAATCCGATATCCTGATTTTGGCCGGCGGCGTTGTTAGTGATCAGGTTGGTGCTTTTGATCTGTGTTGTGAAATGCTGGACGGGAATGACGCGGCGGCAGTTAAAGCGGCCCGGGTACGCTGGAAGGACTATAAAGAGGCCGGTTATGGCCTGACGTACTGGCAGCAGACCGATACCGGTGGCTGGGAAAAGAAAGCCTGA
- a CDS encoding response regulator, with product MRMLVIDREALSAQLIRSKMEGIGHVVVEEPVKNSALERLQSEKFDVVFFDPAPLNNARPIVLSIRRVVKNYPYIVLTSTDMEKEEAIRSGANDMLAKPMDASRLNAIVENAERLTTLIRRIGDDSEDFPSAGGVIAKSAFNQLFLSSLDRADRYGEHSYLVFIGLNNYEDILNHDGPQAAQYSAAKLSQYLVRLRRQSDIIAQTGKSEYVLMLQRPQYETEPMEAANRFAEALSKLEDVCYNVQGKVEIFVRLLEVPSGNQQIEHIITHTKS from the coding sequence ATGAGAATGCTTGTTATTGACCGTGAAGCCTTATCGGCCCAGCTAATTCGCTCGAAAATGGAGGGCATCGGCCACGTCGTTGTCGAAGAACCGGTCAAAAACAGTGCGCTGGAACGGCTGCAATCTGAAAAATTTGATGTTGTCTTTTTTGATCCGGCTCCTCTCAACAATGCCCGGCCTATTGTTTTGAGCATCCGCAGGGTTGTGAAAAACTACCCTTATATCGTTTTAACATCGACCGATATGGAGAAAGAAGAGGCCATTCGTTCGGGAGCCAATGACATGTTGGCCAAGCCTATGGACGCCAGCCGGTTAAACGCCATCGTTGAAAATGCGGAGCGCCTGACGACCCTGATCCGCCGGATCGGTGATGACAGCGAAGACTTCCCCAGCGCGGGCGGTGTCATCGCAAAATCAGCCTTCAACCAGCTTTTTCTGTCATCTCTTGACCGGGCCGACCGCTACGGCGAGCATTCTTATCTCGTCTTTATCGGCCTGAACAACTACGAAGATATTCTGAATCATGACGGCCCGCAGGCTGCTCAGTATTCAGCCGCGAAACTCTCGCAATATCTGGTGCGCTTGCGGCGCCAGAGCGACATCATTGCCCAGACGGGGAAAAGTGAATATGTCCTGATGCTTCAACGGCCCCAATATGAAACCGAGCCGATGGAAGCCGCCAACCGCTTTGCTGAAGCTCTCAGCAAACTGGAAGATGTTTGCTATAATGTGCAGGGGAAAGTCGAAATTTTTGTTCGGTTGCTGGAAGTCCCTTCCGGTAACCAGCAGATCGAACACATTATCACCCATACAAAAAGCTAA
- a CDS encoding ribonuclease D has translation MTITLHQGDIPADIDFGSSIAVDTEAMGLLNHRDRLCLVQLSAGDGTAHLVQFRSGQGYDAPNLKKLLSDPEVTKIFQYARFDIALIKKYLDVECAPIYCTKIASYLARTYTDRHGLRDLCRELLDVDLKKQQQSSDWGADELTQDQLLYAANDVLYLHDLKARLDKMLVREGRMEMAQKCFEFIPVRADLDLAGWLDVDIFAH, from the coding sequence ATGACAATTACGCTTCATCAGGGGGATATCCCCGCCGACATTGATTTTGGTTCCTCTATCGCTGTTGATACGGAGGCCATGGGTTTGCTGAATCACAGGGACAGGCTTTGTCTGGTCCAGCTTTCTGCGGGCGATGGTACGGCGCATCTGGTCCAGTTTCGCTCCGGGCAGGGATACGATGCCCCGAATCTGAAAAAGTTGCTTAGCGATCCCGAAGTGACCAAAATTTTCCAATATGCCCGTTTTGATATCGCGCTTATCAAAAAGTATCTCGATGTTGAATGCGCGCCTATTTATTGCACCAAGATCGCTTCTTATCTGGCCCGGACGTATACGGATCGTCACGGGTTGCGGGATTTGTGCCGGGAATTGCTGGATGTTGACCTGAAAAAACAACAACAATCTTCGGATTGGGGCGCGGATGAGTTGACGCAAGATCAGCTGCTCTACGCGGCCAATGACGTTTTATATTTGCATGATTTAAAAGCCAGACTCGATAAGATGCTGGTCCGTGAAGGCCGTATGGAGATGGCGCAGAAGTGCTTTGAATTTATTCCTGTGCGGGCTGATCTGGATCTGGCCGGGTGGCTGGATGTCGATATCTTCGCGCATTAA
- the lptF gene encoding LPS export ABC transporter permease LptF: MVFDRYLFKTLTVATTFVALTLTAVIFLTQSLRFLELVINAGASSGTFAILTLLALPRFLEIILPIALMIGTVFVYNRMTVDNEIVIMRATGTPPLVLARPALVLSLVVAVILWGVVMWLGPKSLSSMNNLRHIVKEQYSTLLFQEGVFNSIGDGLTVYVRQRTGSGELLGLMIHDSRDNTETPATIIAKRGVIVSTPDGQQVVVYDGSRQSLDKNTHVLSRLDFERYIIDLPNGGATPIAKRWREPDERTFLELFHPDMSDVDDVKRHRQFFVEIHRRIISPLLAPAYTLIVLSFLLVGPVDRRGQGLRIGGAVLCVILVQVLYLSALSLARHQDAGLVLIYILVFSPIVLGLFSLSPGAEKLRQKWLYDRKRGIHT, from the coding sequence ATGGTTTTTGATCGCTATTTATTCAAAACACTGACAGTTGCAACAACCTTCGTTGCACTGACACTGACGGCTGTCATATTCCTGACTCAGTCCCTGCGGTTTCTGGAACTGGTTATCAATGCGGGCGCATCCAGTGGAACTTTCGCCATCTTAACCTTGCTGGCCTTGCCGAGATTTCTCGAGATTATCTTGCCGATCGCCCTGATGATCGGCACTGTTTTTGTCTATAACCGCATGACCGTAGACAACGAAATCGTTATCATGCGCGCCACCGGAACCCCGCCACTGGTTCTGGCACGCCCGGCTTTGGTCTTGTCCCTCGTGGTTGCCGTTATCCTTTGGGGCGTCGTCATGTGGCTGGGTCCGAAATCTCTTTCATCCATGAATAATCTGCGCCATATCGTGAAAGAGCAATATTCGACCCTGCTGTTTCAGGAAGGTGTCTTCAATTCGATCGGGGACGGACTCACGGTCTATGTCCGGCAACGCACAGGATCCGGGGAACTATTGGGACTGATGATCCATGACAGCCGGGACAACACAGAAACGCCGGCCACCATCATCGCCAAACGCGGCGTTATTGTTTCCACCCCGGACGGACAACAAGTCGTGGTTTACGATGGCTCCCGCCAAAGCCTTGACAAGAACACCCACGTTTTATCCCGCCTTGATTTTGAACGCTATATTATTGATTTGCCGAATGGCGGCGCCACCCCGATTGCAAAACGCTGGAGAGAACCGGATGAACGGACCTTTCTCGAACTTTTTCACCCTGACATGTCTGACGTTGATGACGTAAAAAGACATCGGCAATTTTTTGTTGAAATACACCGACGCATCATCAGTCCGCTTCTGGCACCCGCTTATACCTTGATCGTCTTGTCATTCTTACTGGTTGGCCCGGTTGATCGCCGCGGACAGGGGCTTAGAATTGGCGGCGCCGTATTATGTGTGATTTTAGTTCAGGTCTTATATTTAAGTGCCCTCAGCCTTGCCCGCCATCAGGATGCCGGATTGGTTCTGATATATATACTTGTTTTCTCGCCGATCGTTCTTGGCTTGTTCAGTCTAAGCCCCGGCGCGGAAAAGCTCCGGCAAAAATGGCTGTATGATCGTAAACGGGGGATACATACATGA
- a CDS encoding leucyl aminopeptidase, with protein sequence MTLSVTFHKSPRSRVDTVVVGVYADNRLSPGAAKLDGEHGGLLADFLAGQKKFTGKSGQSAFLTAATAGVVTRIVLWGLGDEEKLDGMACETLGGKLYPVLAEAGAGDSDFIAPGWDAAQAARFGLGLLLRSYKFDKYKKDTAEDNAPQGVALIGEAYSAAAQNYKMHAQIAEGVFFARDLVTEPANVLYPESYAERIKDELKPLGVTVDIFDEKKLQKLGFEAHMAVGQGSDHPPRLVVMRWNGGGAKGKKVPVALVGKGITFDTGGVNMKPTGEMLTIMKMDMGGSAAVVGAMKALALRKAKADVVGVVALAENMVSGNAIRPSDIIGSLSGKTIEVGNTDAEGRLVLADALTYVQKTYDPDVIIDVATLTGAVLMAMGNEYGGAFVNDDEMWVRLDKAGLETGDKLWRLPLHEVYREAMKGQIADLNNLGSMTPYGGTCTAAGFLELFIDEGRKWAHLDIAGSAWTKADRPTCPKTFTGFGVRVLDRFIADSYEA encoded by the coding sequence ATGACCCTTTCCGTAACCTTTCATAAATCTCCTCGTAGCCGTGTTGATACCGTAGTTGTCGGAGTCTACGCGGATAATCGTTTATCGCCGGGTGCTGCGAAGCTTGATGGTGAGCATGGTGGATTGCTCGCCGATTTTTTGGCCGGGCAGAAAAAATTTACCGGAAAATCCGGTCAAAGTGCCTTTTTAACAGCGGCGACGGCCGGAGTTGTTACCCGGATTGTTTTGTGGGGGCTGGGTGATGAGGAAAAACTCGATGGCATGGCCTGTGAAACGCTGGGTGGTAAGTTGTATCCGGTTTTGGCAGAGGCCGGGGCCGGTGATTCTGATTTTATAGCGCCGGGGTGGGACGCCGCACAGGCGGCCCGGTTTGGTTTGGGCCTTTTGTTGCGTTCGTATAAATTCGACAAATATAAAAAGGATACCGCAGAAGATAACGCACCGCAGGGTGTGGCCCTTATTGGTGAGGCATACAGCGCGGCGGCGCAGAATTATAAAATGCATGCCCAGATTGCTGAAGGGGTTTTCTTTGCCCGTGATCTGGTGACCGAGCCGGCCAACGTTCTTTATCCTGAATCTTATGCCGAGCGAATCAAGGATGAACTGAAACCACTGGGGGTGACGGTTGATATTTTTGATGAGAAAAAGCTGCAGAAACTCGGGTTTGAGGCGCATATGGCTGTCGGGCAAGGCTCCGATCATCCGCCGCGACTGGTTGTGATGCGCTGGAATGGTGGCGGCGCCAAAGGTAAAAAAGTGCCGGTGGCGCTAGTGGGCAAGGGGATTACCTTTGATACCGGCGGTGTGAACATGAAGCCAACCGGTGAAATGCTGACCATCATGAAAATGGATATGGGGGGGTCGGCCGCGGTGGTCGGGGCGATGAAAGCCTTGGCGCTGCGTAAAGCCAAGGCGGATGTTGTCGGGGTTGTGGCGCTGGCCGAAAACATGGTTTCCGGCAATGCGATCCGGCCCAGCGATATTATCGGCAGCTTGTCCGGAAAAACGATCGAGGTCGGTAATACGGATGCGGAGGGGCGTCTGGTTCTGGCCGATGCCCTGACCTACGTACAGAAGACGTACGATCCTGATGTCATTATTGATGTTGCGACCCTGACGGGCGCTGTTTTAATGGCGATGGGGAACGAGTACGGCGGCGCGTTCGTCAATGATGACGAGATGTGGGTGCGGCTTGATAAGGCCGGTTTGGAAACCGGTGATAAGCTCTGGCGCTTGCCGCTTCATGAAGTGTACCGCGAAGCGATGAAAGGCCAGATTGCCGATCTGAATAATTTGGGGTCCATGACACCTTATGGCGGGACTTGTACGGCGGCGGGTTTTCTGGAGCTGTTTATCGACGAGGGGCGTAAATGGGCACATCTGGATATTGCCGGGTCTGCATGGACCAAAGCCGATCGCCCAACGTGCCCGAAAACATTTACCGGCTTTGGCGTACGTGTTCTGGATCGCTTTATTGCCGATAGTTATGAGGCATAA
- a CDS encoding oxidoreductase yields MFKATVSAIESISDDIRILRLIPDAGYDYKAGQYAELTFDGFEARPFSIANAPGADFIEFHIRGVGHGARAYAAQGLKVGDEVMVSAPMGACVYIENCAKPIMAIAGGIGLAPIKAILEEAVRHKHGAPVYLYFGGRIESDLYLHDALEALAADYGDFTIVTALSEQDDGRHRSGLIADVVLEDFKDLSPFRVYIGGPPAMIEASVPGLLGAGLDVSCIHSDTTITMARPDNGDPARVHG; encoded by the coding sequence ATGTTTAAGGCAACTGTCAGCGCTATTGAATCCATCAGTGATGACATTCGTATTTTGCGCCTGATTCCTGATGCGGGCTATGACTATAAAGCCGGGCAATACGCGGAATTGACTTTTGATGGGTTTGAGGCGCGGCCTTTTTCCATCGCCAATGCACCCGGCGCAGATTTTATCGAATTCCATATTCGCGGCGTGGGGCATGGTGCGCGCGCTTATGCGGCGCAGGGGTTGAAAGTCGGGGATGAGGTTATGGTGTCGGCGCCCATGGGGGCGTGTGTCTATATCGAGAATTGTGCGAAGCCGATCATGGCGATTGCAGGGGGGATCGGATTGGCGCCGATCAAAGCCATTTTGGAGGAAGCTGTGCGGCACAAACACGGCGCGCCCGTTTATCTGTATTTCGGCGGGCGGATAGAGAGCGATTTATACCTACATGACGCACTGGAAGCACTGGCTGCCGATTACGGTGATTTTACAATTGTAACGGCCTTGTCCGAACAGGATGACGGGCGTCATCGTTCTGGTTTAATTGCCGATGTCGTATTGGAAGACTTTAAGGATTTGTCGCCTTTCCGGGTTTATATCGGCGGACCGCCGGCAATGATCGAGGCATCGGTTCCGGGATTGCTGGGAGCGGGCCTTGATGTTTCCTGTATCCACAGCGATACGACGATCACGATGGCTCGGCCGGATAACGGCGACCCGGCGAGGGTGCATGGCTGA
- a CDS encoding HigA family addiction module antidote protein codes for MNAKAAPHPGAMIKKNIVEAKGLNVTSTAKILNVGRQAMSALLNERADLSLEMALRIEKAFGISADLLAKMQLAYDMAQLRQTENNLGVKSYEG; via the coding sequence ATGAATGCAAAAGCAGCGCCGCACCCCGGTGCGATGATTAAAAAAAACATTGTCGAGGCCAAAGGTCTGAATGTAACCAGTACAGCCAAAATACTGAATGTCGGGCGGCAAGCTATGTCGGCGCTTTTAAACGAGCGGGCCGATTTGTCGCTTGAGATGGCGCTGCGTATTGAAAAAGCCTTTGGCATTAGCGCCGATTTGTTAGCCAAGATGCAGCTGGCCTATGATATGGCGCAGCTTCGGCAAACGGAAAATAATCTGGGCGTGAAGAGCTACGAAGGCTAG
- the recR gene encoding recombination protein RecR → MAESSDIETLIKAMARLPGLGPRSARRAVLHLLTNKDQKMFPLIQALQNAADHIGECESCGNLDTVTPCRLCQDVRRDQSILCVVAGVADLWAIERTKSFRGRYHVLGGILSALDGVRPEDLRIDSLLERTKSDGVCEIILALSATVDGQATAHYLADRLSAVAPDLKITRLAHGVPVGGELDYLDDGTITTALRARSQ, encoded by the coding sequence ATGGCTGAGTCATCGGATATTGAAACCCTGATAAAGGCTATGGCTCGTTTGCCGGGACTGGGGCCGCGGTCGGCGCGCCGGGCGGTCTTGCATCTTTTGACTAACAAGGATCAGAAAATGTTTCCCTTGATTCAGGCTTTGCAAAATGCTGCCGATCATATCGGGGAATGTGAAAGTTGCGGTAATCTCGATACCGTTACGCCGTGCCGTTTGTGTCAGGATGTCCGGCGGGACCAAAGTATTTTATGTGTTGTGGCCGGTGTAGCGGATTTGTGGGCTATCGAGCGGACCAAGTCGTTCCGGGGCCGTTACCATGTTCTGGGGGGGATTCTTTCGGCTCTCGATGGTGTGCGGCCCGAAGATTTACGGATTGACTCTCTTCTGGAGCGGACCAAATCTGACGGGGTTTGCGAGATTATTCTGGCTCTCAGCGCCACGGTCGACGGGCAGGCTACGGCCCATTATCTGGCGGATCGTTTGAGTGCGGTGGCGCCGGATCTAAAGATTACCCGGTTGGCGCATGGCGTGCCGGTGGGCGGAGAGCTGGATTATCTGGATGACGGTACCATTACTACCGCTCTGCGCGCCCGTAGCCAGTAA
- a CDS encoding prephenate dehydratase, which yields MTRKKIAFQGQTGSYHDMVCRATYPDMEPMPCATFDAAFRAVKEGDADLAAIAVDNTLAGRVADVHHLLPESGLYIIGEYFLPIRHMLLGVKGARLEDLKHVHSHIHALPQCRKIIHKLGLERHVNADTAGAAEMVATKGDKSHCAIASALAAEIYGLEILKADVQDAAHNTTRFLILSREHVVPAYDEDSCVLTSFVFQVRNIPAALYKALGGFATNGINMAKLESYVDEHFQAAQFYCDVEGHPDSRALKLALEELAFFAKEVRILGTYEAHPFRQSRAC from the coding sequence ATGACACGGAAAAAGATAGCCTTTCAAGGACAGACAGGGTCATACCATGATATGGTATGCCGTGCGACGTATCCTGATATGGAACCCATGCCGTGCGCCACTTTTGATGCTGCTTTTCGTGCTGTGAAGGAGGGTGACGCGGATCTGGCGGCGATTGCCGTCGATAACACGCTGGCGGGCCGGGTGGCGGATGTTCACCATCTTTTGCCCGAAAGCGGCCTTTATATTATCGGGGAATATTTCCTGCCGATCCGTCATATGTTGCTGGGGGTCAAGGGGGCGCGGCTGGAAGATTTAAAGCACGTGCACAGCCATATCCATGCCCTGCCGCAATGCCGGAAAATTATTCACAAGCTGGGGCTGGAGCGGCATGTCAACGCCGATACGGCCGGGGCGGCCGAAATGGTCGCCACCAAAGGGGATAAGTCCCATTGTGCGATTGCCTCGGCTTTGGCAGCGGAGATCTACGGTCTGGAGATCCTGAAGGCAGACGTACAGGATGCTGCTCATAATACAACCCGCTTTTTGATCCTGTCGCGGGAGCATGTCGTTCCGGCTTATGATGAGGATTCCTGCGTTCTGACCAGTTTTGTTTTTCAGGTTCGGAATATTCCGGCGGCGCTTTACAAGGCGCTGGGCGGGTTTGCGACCAACGGGATCAACATGGCCAAGCTTGAATCTTACGTTGATGAACATTTTCAGGCGGCGCAGTTTTACTGCGACGTTGAAGGGCACCCGGACAGCCGGGCGTTAAAACTGGCATTAGAGGAGTTAGCTTTTTTTGCCAAGGAAGTGCGGATTTTGGGGACGTATGAAGCGCACCCGTTCCGCCAGTCACGTGCCTGCTGA
- a CDS encoding outer-membrane lipoprotein carrier protein LolA, whose product MMRYLLLAALVAFVMVPSLSRAETDARSAPSVVKAEEYLRSLGMAKARFLQTAQDGSQLIGTFYLSRPGRLRFEYDALDDFIVADGYFLYFYDSDLGEQSNAPIGQTLADFLLRDDLSLSGDVTVKSVRRSDDLLQITLMQTEDPDAGSLTLGFKENPMELKKWEVTDATGAVTEVELFQLESGIDLPHNLFVYSDPKKSEPRYND is encoded by the coding sequence ATGATGAGATATCTGCTTTTAGCCGCCTTGGTGGCATTTGTAATGGTCCCCTCCCTGTCCCGTGCTGAAACCGATGCGCGGAGTGCGCCTTCTGTGGTCAAGGCCGAGGAGTATTTGCGAAGTCTGGGGATGGCCAAGGCCCGGTTCTTACAGACGGCACAGGATGGCAGCCAGCTTATCGGTACGTTTTACCTGAGCCGGCCGGGGCGGCTGCGTTTTGAATATGATGCGCTCGACGATTTTATCGTGGCAGATGGTTATTTCCTTTATTTCTACGACAGTGATCTTGGTGAACAATCCAATGCACCGATTGGCCAGACACTGGCGGATTTCCTGTTACGCGATGATTTAAGCCTATCCGGTGACGTAACGGTTAAATCCGTGCGGCGTAGCGATGACCTGCTCCAGATTACCCTGATGCAGACCGAAGACCCGGATGCCGGTTCTCTGACGCTAGGGTTCAAGGAAAATCCCATGGAGCTTAAAAAATGGGAGGTAACCGATGCTACCGGCGCGGTGACCGAGGTCGAACTGTTTCAGCTCGAATCCGGCATTGATTTGCCGCACAATTTGTTTGTGTACAGCGATCCCAAGAAATCAGAACCCCGTTACAACGATTGA